A region of Cucumis melo cultivar AY chromosome 2, USDA_Cmelo_AY_1.0, whole genome shotgun sequence DNA encodes the following proteins:
- the LOC103492431 gene encoding 5-methyltetrahydropteroyltriglutamate--homocysteine methyltransferase, with product MTQLPLKSLEPFAISSSSSSSSSSSIFALRRGAIAPFSYLLFSSIHHLPSLRLSIRTTSTVVRAMASHIVGYPRIGPKRELKFALESFWDGKSSADDLQKVAADLRSSIWKQMADAGIKFIPSNTFSYYDQVLDTATMLGAVPSRYGWNGGEIGFDIYFSMARGNASVPAMEMTKWFDTNYHYIVPELSPEDKFTYASHKAVNEFKEAKALGVETVPVLVGPVSFLLLSKPAKGVEKSFSLLSLIDKILPVYKEVVSELKAAGATWIQFDEPTLVKDLDAHQLQAFAHAYSELESTLSGLNVLIETYFADVPAEAYKTLTSLKGVSGYGFDLVRGTQTLDLIKGGFPSGKYLFAGVVDGRNIWSNNLQASITTLEALGNVVGKEKIVVSTSCSLLHTAVDLVNETKLDDEIKSWLAFAAQKVVEVNALAKALSGHKDEAYFSSNAAAQASRKSSPRVTNEAVQKAAAALKGSDHRRATNVSARLDAQQKKLNLPMLPTTTIGSFPQTMDLRRVRREFKAKKISEEDYVSSIKEEINKVVQLQEELDIDVLVHGEPERNDMVEYFGEQLSGFAFTVNGWVQSYGSRCVKPPIIYGDVSRPKPMTVFWSTMAQSMTKRPMKGMLTGPVTILNWSFVRNDQPRFETCYQIALAIKDEVEDLEKAGITVIQIDEAALREGLPLRKSEENFYLNWAVHSFRITNCGVQDTTQIHTHMCYSNFNDIIHSIIDMDADVITIENSRSDEKLLSVFREGVKYGAGIGPGVYDIHSPRIPSTEEIADRINKMLAVLESNILWVNPDCGLKTRKYTEVKPALLNMVAAAKLLRSQLASAK from the exons ATGACCCAACTTCCACTGAAATCACTCGAGCCCTTTGCAATATCATCGTCGTCgtcgtcttcttcttcatcctctATTTTTGCACTGAGAAGAGGAGCGATTGCCCCATTTTCGTATCTCCTTTTCTCctctattcatcatcttccttcCCTTCGCTTATCAATTCGCACTACTTCCACTGTTGTCAG AGCAATGGCATCCCACATTGTTGGTTATCCTCGCATTGGTCCGAAGAGAGAACTTAAATTTGCCTTGGAGTCTTTCTGGGATGGGAAGAGCAGTGCTGATGACTTGCAGAAAGTGGCTGCTGATCTCAGGTCATCTATTTGGAAGCAGATGGCTGACGCTGGAATCAAGTTTATTCCAAGCAACACTTTTTCGTATTATGATCAAGTGCTTGACACTGCAACTATGCTTGGTGCTGTTCCTTCAAGATATGGATGGAACGGTGGTGAGATTGGATTTGACATCTACTTCTCCATGGCTAGAGGGAACGCTTCAGTTCCTGCCATGGAAATGACGAAGTGGTTTGATACCAATTA CCATTACATTGTCCCCGAGCTGAGTCCAGAAGATAAATTTACTTATGCATCTCACAAAGCAGTAAACGAGTTCAAGGAAGCTAAAGCT CTTGGAGTTGAGACTGTCCCAGTTCTTGTAGGCCCTGTATCCTTCTTGCTGCTTTCGAAACCAGCCAAGGGAGTTGAGAAATCCTTTTCACTTCTCTCCCTAATCGACAAGATTCTTCCTGTTTATAA AGAAGTTGTTTCAGAGCTGAAGGCTGCTGGTGCCACCTGGATTCAATTTGATGAGCCTACACTTGTCAAAGATCTTGACGCGCACCAATTACAAGCATTTGCTCATGCCTACTCAGAGCTGGAATCCACCTTATCTGGTTTAAATGTTCTGATCGAGACATACTTTGCTGATGTTCCTGCTGAGGCATACAAAACTCTCACCTCTTTGAAGGGTGTCTCTGGTTATGGATTCGATCTAGTTCGTGGAACACAGACACTTGATCTGATCAAAGGTGGATTTCCTTCGGGCAAATATCTCTTTGCCGGAGTGGTTGATGGAAGAAACATATGGTCAAATAACCTTCAAGCTTCCATAACTACCTTGGAGGCATTGGGAAACGTTGTTGGGAAAG AAAAGATTGTCGTCTCCACTTCGTGCTCTCTTCTTCACACTGCTGTTGATCTGGTCAACGAAACAAAACTAGATGATGAAATTAAGTCGTGGCTTGCTTTTGCCGCTCAGAAAGTTGTTGAAGTTAATGCCTTAGCTAAGGCACTCTCTGGACATAAAGATGAG GCATATTTTTCTTCCAATGCTGCGGCTCAAGCTTCAAGGAAATCATCCCCAAGAGTGACAAATGAGGCCGTCCAAAAAGCT GCTGCTGCTCTGAAGGGCTCTGACCACCGCCGGGCAACAAATGTAAGTGCCAGGCTGGATGCTCAGCAGAAGAAGTTGAACCTTCCAATGCTGCCTACAACAACAATTGGATCCTTCCCTCAAACTATGGATCTTAGAAGAGTGCGACGCGAATTCAAAGCAAAAAA AATCTCTGAGGAAGACTATGTCAGCTCCATCAAGGAGGAAATCAATAAAGTTGTTCAGCTCCAGGAAGAGCTCGACATCGATGTTTTGGTGCATGGAGAGCCCGAG AGAAATGATATGGTTGAGTACTTTGGAGAGCAACTGTCTGGCTTTGCCTTCACTGTCAATGGTTGGGTCCAATCCTATGGGTCCCGCTGTGTTAAGCCGCCTATCATCTATGGTGATGTCAGTCGTCCAAAACCCATGACCGTCTTTTGGTCGACAATGGCTCAGAGCATGACAAAGCGGCCTATGAAGGGAATGCTTACTGGTCCAGTTACAATTTTGAACTGGTCTTTTGTTCGGAATGACCAACCAAG GTTCGAGACATGCTACCAAATTGCCTTGGCAATTAAGGACGAGGTTGAGGATCTTGAGAAAGCTGGTATTACTGTCATCCAGATTGATGAAGCAGCACTGAGAGAAGGTTTGCCTCTCCGAAAGTCCGAGGAAAATTTCTACTTGAATTGGGCTGTTCATTCTTTCCGAATCACCAACTGCGGTGTTCAAGATACCACCCAG ATCCACACCCACATGTGCTACTCGAACTTCAATGACATCATCCATTCTATAATCGACATGGATGCTGATGTGATCACCATTGAGAATTCCAGATCAGATGAGAAGCTCCTGTCTGTCTTCCGTGAGGGAGTAAAATACGGTGCTGGAATTGGACCAGGAGTCTATGACATCCATTCTCCCCGTATTCCCTCGACTGAGGAAATTGCCGACAGGATCAACAAGATGCTCGCTGTTCTCGAAAGCAACATCCTCTGGGTGAACCCTGACTGCGGTCTTAAAACCCGAAAGTACACTGAAGTCAAGCCTGCCCTCCTCAACATGGTTGCTGCTGCTAAGCTCCTTCGCTCACAATTGGCCAGTGCCAAATGA
- the LOC103492434 gene encoding uncharacterized protein LOC103492434 isoform X2, whose product MDPSSSAKNFEEFEPRFDWVHHPDSHVLVVHLSGFRSNQLKVQVTSTGKLRVSGERKLGNGKWLRFEKEIDIPADADTDKISAKLEEGILYVKQPKKLSATSSNIPPVQQPKPKPQSQPPPAATKPTADPPTVRPSAPKSQNERSEPPKPAATEPTVAPPTVGPKAPESQNERADIPSIDARKTNYINYAPRPTVGPNAPKSQNDRPQSQASGKQIPTPPKPEEATGAPAETSSMGSGQPVEDLAKNEKTEEKGKAHTKLQDAVEKTREEGKEEEGGSKMAEEEKEEVGEEKRRRMKRRSEEMGEESGRLRRRRGYKQVIDGVVKELRTNMVTLALGVAVFAILYLNLSKNGHIEEEL is encoded by the exons ATGGATCCTTCTTCTTCTGCCAAAAATTTCGAGGAATTTGAGCCACGATTTGATTGGGTTCATCATCCTGATTCTCATGTTCTCGTCGTTCACCTCTCAG GTTTCAGAAGCAACCAATTGAAAGTTCAGGTAACGTCCACCGGGAAACTGAGAGTCTCCGGCGAACGGAAGCTCGGCAACGGCAAGTGGCTTCGATTCGAAAAGGAAATCGATATCCCCGCCGACGCCGACACCGACAAGATCTCTGCCAAATTGGAGGAAGGCATTCTCTACGTGAAACAGCCCAAGAAACTCTCCGCCACCTCTTCCAATATCCCACCGGTTCAGCAACCCAAGCCCAAGCCTCAATCCCAACCGCCGCCCGCCGCCACAAAACCCACTGCTGACCCACCAACTGTTCGACCAAGTGCTCCAAAGAGCCAAAACGAAAGATCCGAGCCTCCAAAGCCCGCTGCTACGGAACCCACTGTTGCCCCACCAACTGTCGGACCAAAGGCCCCAGAGAGCCAAAACGAAAGAGCCGACATTCCATCAATCGATGCCAGAAAAACCAATTACATAAACTACGCACCAAGACCAACTGTTGGACCAAATGCCCCAAAGAGCCAAAACGACAGGCCTCAATCACAAGCAAGTGGGAAACAAATCCCCACTCCTCCAAAGCCAGAGGAGGCAACCGGAGCACCCGCCGAGACATCCTCCATGGGCAGTGGACAGCCTGTTGAAGATTTAGCTAAGAACGAGAAAACAGAGGAGAAGGGAAAAGCACATACAAAACTACAGGATGCTGTGGAGAAGACAAGAGAAGAaggtaaagaagaagaaggtgggTCAAAAATGGCGGAGGAGGAGAAAGAAGAAGTTGGAGAAGAGAAGAGGAGGAGGATGAAGAGAAGAAGTGAGGAAATGGGAGAAGAGAGTGGAAggttgagaagaagaagagggtaCAAACAGGTGATTGATGGGGTGGTGAAGGAATTAAGGACAAATATGGTGACTTTGGCTTTGGGGGTTGCTGTTTTTGCGATTCTGTATCTGAATCTTTCAAAGAATGGTCATATAGAGGAAGAGTTGTGA
- the LOC103492434 gene encoding uncharacterized protein LOC103492434 isoform X1 — MDPSSSAKNFQEFEPRYDWVHHPDSHVLVVRLSGFRSNQLKVQVTSTGKLRVSGERKLGNGKWLRFEKEIDIPADADTDKISAKLEEGILYVKQPKKLSATSSNIPPVQQPKPKPQSQPPPAATKPTADPPTVRPSAPKSQNERSEPPKPAATEPTVAPPTVGPKAPESQNERADIPSIDARKTNYINYAPRPTVGPNAPKSQNDRPQSQASGKQIPTPPKPEEATGAPAETSSMGSGQPVEDLAKNEKTEEKGKAHTKLQDAVEKTREEGKEEEGGSKMAEEEKEEVGEEKRRRMKRRSEEMGEESGRLRRRRGYKQVIDGVVKELRTNMVTLALGVAVFAILYLNLSKNGHIEEEL; from the exons ATGGATCCTTCTTCTTCAGCTAAAAACTTCCAGGAATTTGAGCCGCGATATGATTGGGTTCATCATCCTGATTCTCATGTTCTCGTCGTTCGCCTCTCAG GTTTCAGAAGCAACCAATTGAAAGTTCAGGTAACGTCCACCGGGAAACTGAGAGTCTCCGGCGAACGGAAGCTCGGCAACGGCAAGTGGCTTCGATTCGAAAAGGAAATCGATATCCCCGCCGACGCCGACACCGACAAGATCTCTGCCAAATTGGAGGAAGGCATTCTCTACGTGAAACAGCCCAAGAAACTCTCCGCCACCTCTTCCAATATCCCACCGGTTCAGCAACCCAAGCCCAAGCCTCAATCCCAACCGCCGCCCGCCGCCACAAAACCCACTGCTGACCCACCAACTGTTCGACCAAGTGCTCCAAAGAGCCAAAACGAAAGATCCGAGCCTCCAAAGCCCGCTGCTACGGAACCCACTGTTGCCCCACCAACTGTCGGACCAAAGGCCCCAGAGAGCCAAAACGAAAGAGCCGACATTCCATCAATCGATGCCAGAAAAACCAATTACATAAACTACGCACCAAGACCAACTGTTGGACCAAATGCCCCAAAGAGCCAAAACGACAGGCCTCAATCACAAGCAAGTGGGAAACAAATCCCCACTCCTCCAAAGCCAGAGGAGGCAACCGGAGCACCCGCCGAGACATCCTCCATGGGCAGTGGACAGCCTGTTGAAGATTTAGCTAAGAACGAGAAAACAGAGGAGAAGGGAAAAGCACATACAAAACTACAGGATGCTGTGGAGAAGACAAGAGAAGAaggtaaagaagaagaaggtgggTCAAAAATGGCGGAGGAGGAGAAAGAAGAAGTTGGAGAAGAGAAGAGGAGGAGGATGAAGAGAAGAAGTGAGGAAATGGGAGAAGAGAGTGGAAggttgagaagaagaagagggtaCAAACAGGTGATTGATGGGGTGGTGAAGGAATTAAGGACAAATATGGTGACTTTGGCTTTGGGGGTTGCTGTTTTTGCGATTCTGTATCTGAATCTTTCAAAGAATGGTCATATAGAGGAAGAGTTGTGA
- the LOC103492434 gene encoding inactive protein RESTRICTED TEV MOVEMENT 2 isoform X3 codes for MDPSSSAKNFEEFEPRFDWVHHPDSHVLVVHLSGFRSNQLKVQVTSTGKLRVSGERKLGNGKWLRFEKEIDIPADADTDKISAKLEEGILYVKQPKKLPTTSSNIPPVQQPKPKAQSQPPPAATKPTADPPTVRPSVPKSRNERAEPPKPAATEPTVAPPTVGPKAPESQNERADVPSTDAKKTNVKNYAPRPTVGPNAPKSQNDRPQSQASGKQIPTPPKPEEATGAPSMGSGQPVEDLAKKDKTEEKGKAHTKLQDALEKTREEGKEEEGGSKKAEEQKEEVGEEKRRRRRMKRRNEEMGEESGRLRRREGYKQVIDGVVKEIRTNMVTLALGVAVFAILYLNLSENGHI; via the exons ATGGATCCTTCTTCTTCTGCCAAAAATTTCGAGGAATTTGAGCCACGATTTGATTGGGTTCATCATCCTGATTCTCATGTTCTCGTCGTTCACCTCTCAG GTTTCAGAAGCAACCAACTGAAAGTTCAGGTAACGTCCACCGGGAAACTGAGAGTCTCCGGCGAACGGAAGCTCGGCAACGGCAAGTGGCTTCGATTCGAAAAGGAAATCGATATCCCCGCCGACGCCGACACCGACAAGATCTCTGCCAAATTGGAGGAAGGCATTCTCTACGTGAAACAGCCCAAGAAACTCCCCACCACCTCTTCCAATATCCCACCGGTTCAGCAACCCAAGCCCAAGGCTCAATCCCAACCGCCACCCGCCGCCACAAAACCCACTGCTGACCCACCAACTGTTCGACCAAGTGTTCCAAAGAGCCGAAACGAAAGAGCTGAGCCTCCAAAGCCCGCTGCTACGGAACCCACTGTTGCCCCACCAACTGTCGGACCAAAGGCCCCAGAGAGCCAAAACGAAAGAGCCGACGTTCCATCAACCGATGCCAAAAAAACCAATGTCAAAAACTACGCACCAAGACCAACTGTTGGACCAAATGCCCCAAAGAGCCAAAACGACAGGCCTCAATCACAAGCAAGTGGGAAACAAATCCCCACTCCTCCAAAGCCAGAGGAGGCAACCGGAGCACCCTCCATGGGCAGTGGACAGCCAGTAGAAGATTTAGCTAAGAAGGACAAAACAGAGGAGAAGGGAAAAGCACATACAAAACTACAGGATGCTTTGGAGAAGACAAGAGAAGAaggtaaagaagaagaaggtgggTCAAAAAAGGCGGAGGAGCAGAAAGAAGAAGTTGGAGAAgagaagaggaggaggaggaggatgaAGAGAAGAAATGAGGAAATGGGAGAAGAGAGTGGAAGGTTGAGAAGAAGAGAAGGGTACAAACAGGTTATTGATGGGGTGGTGAAGGAAATAAGGACAAATATGGTGACTTTGGCTTTGGGGGTTGCTGTTTTTGCGATTCTGTATCTGAATCTTTCAGAGAATGGTCATATATAG